A stretch of Microcoleus sp. bin38.metabat.b11b12b14.051 DNA encodes these proteins:
- a CDS encoding DNA cytosine methyltransferase — MKTLNCIDFFAGIGAWELASAIVNRSNNYPVFRTIEFIEINPQAQKVLRSHFSHIPIHPDVKSYKPIPKAADVQFHSFPCTGTSAAGKKTGLSHQESGLWFESLRCISIGKPKFVIIEQPMGVIDRGLRAIVGALRLAEYETELEVISASELGAPHRRQRVFIIAYLHNLQLRKRQNFTEWSNHIRTDIERARQISSIAQTKSGSVCLDDGVSDWVDGIGFDVNWGEPPVRSGVQPRTPGRAECVSLYGKSIVPLQAAVALMRLQFLASLEKRI, encoded by the coding sequence TTGAAAACTTTAAACTGCATAGATTTTTTTGCTGGCATCGGTGCATGGGAACTAGCGTCAGCAATTGTCAATCGATCGAACAATTACCCAGTTTTTAGGACGATCGAGTTTATCGAAATCAACCCACAAGCTCAAAAAGTTTTACGATCACACTTTTCCCATATCCCAATTCATCCAGATGTCAAAAGTTACAAACCAATCCCAAAAGCCGCCGATGTTCAGTTCCATTCGTTCCCTTGCACCGGCACATCAGCAGCCGGAAAGAAAACAGGTCTTTCGCATCAAGAAAGTGGATTGTGGTTTGAGTCGCTCAGGTGCATCTCGATCGGCAAACCTAAATTCGTCATCATCGAGCAACCTATGGGAGTTATCGATCGCGGATTACGAGCTATTGTTGGAGCCTTGCGACTGGCAGAATATGAAACAGAACTTGAAGTTATCAGCGCGTCGGAGCTTGGCGCGCCCCACCGTCGCCAACGGGTGTTCATCATTGCCTACCTGCACAACCTACAGCTCAGGAAACGGCAAAACTTCACCGAGTGGTCAAACCACATTAGAACGGACATTGAAAGAGCAAGGCAGATTAGCTCGATCGCTCAAACTAAATCCGGCAGTGTGTGCTTGGATGATGGGGTTTCGGATTGGGTGGACGGAATTGGTTTTGATGTAAACTGGGGAGAACCGCCAGTGCGATCGGGCGTTCAACCAAGAACACCTGGACGTGCAGAATGTGTGAGTTTGTATGGAAAGTCGATCGTACCTTTACAAGCTGCGGTGGCATTAATGCGATTACAATTTCTAGCATCATTGGAGAAAAGAATATGA
- a CDS encoding HU family DNA-binding protein: protein MTTEFIQKATGLPEDTIVKVMDAFVDFIKSSMKDGNQVEMTGFGVFSFKDFDERPGRNPRTGESITIAPKRKPTFKFSKKFVESISLSPSSTMPLAPPTAPPTHQRPTPPPLVTKTWYLADAAGSFSEVPEHELKAKGLTASSMLWSAETDWKKASDIPALAYLLS, encoded by the coding sequence ATGACTACAGAATTTATCCAAAAAGCAACTGGATTGCCTGAAGATACGATCGTAAAAGTCATGGATGCTTTTGTCGATTTTATCAAAAGTTCTATGAAAGACGGCAACCAAGTTGAAATGACTGGGTTTGGTGTTTTTAGTTTCAAAGATTTTGATGAGCGCCCCGGTAGGAATCCTCGCACCGGGGAATCGATTACGATCGCACCAAAGCGCAAACCGACTTTCAAATTCTCCAAAAAGTTTGTTGAGTCAATCAGCCTGAGTCCGTCTTCCACTATGCCTTTGGCTCCACCAACAGCGCCGCCGACGCACCAACGGCCAACTCCGCCACCGCTAGTAACAAAAACATGGTACTTGGCTGATGCAGCAGGTTCATTTTCCGAAGTGCCGGAACACGAACTCAAAGCCAAAGGTTTGACTGCCTCTAGTATGCTTTGGAGTGCAGAAACTGATTGGAAAAAAGCTTCTGATATTCCCGCTCTTGCTTATTTGCTGTCTTAG